Proteins encoded together in one Hymenobacter monticola window:
- the prfA gene encoding peptide chain release factor 1: MLDKLEAINQRYENVNEELMQPDVMSDLKRYKALNKEYKELGKIVAEYRNYQGVLSNIDNAREVIATEKDQDFREMAKAELDELLPEQERLEEVIKDLLLPKDPNDSKDVIVEIRAGAGGDEAAIFAGDLQRMYMRFAEKQGWKMELIDAMEGTAGGYKEIIVAVRGEDVYGKLKFESGVHRVQRVPATETQGRIHTSVASVVVIPEAEEFDIELNMGDIRKDYFCSSGPGGQSVNTTYSAVRLTHLPTGLVAQCQDQKSQLKNFDKALAVLRSRVYEMELAKKNEADGAVRKSMIGGGDRSDKIRTYNYPQGRVTDHRIGYTVYNLASVMEGNVDDFVEQLRIADSAERLQEGVTK; the protein is encoded by the coding sequence ATGCTTGATAAATTAGAAGCCATCAACCAACGTTACGAGAACGTAAACGAGGAGCTGATGCAGCCCGACGTGATGTCGGACTTAAAGCGCTATAAGGCACTAAACAAAGAATACAAGGAACTGGGCAAGATTGTGGCCGAGTACCGCAACTACCAGGGCGTGCTCAGCAACATCGACAACGCCCGCGAAGTCATCGCCACCGAGAAAGACCAGGACTTCCGCGAGATGGCCAAGGCCGAGCTCGACGAGCTGCTGCCCGAGCAGGAGCGCCTCGAAGAAGTCATCAAGGACCTGCTGCTGCCCAAAGACCCCAACGACTCCAAGGACGTCATCGTGGAAATCCGGGCCGGCGCGGGCGGCGACGAAGCCGCCATTTTTGCCGGCGACCTGCAGCGCATGTACATGCGCTTCGCCGAAAAGCAGGGCTGGAAAATGGAGTTGATTGACGCCATGGAAGGCACCGCCGGCGGTTACAAGGAAATCATCGTGGCCGTGCGCGGCGAGGACGTGTACGGCAAGCTCAAGTTTGAGAGCGGCGTGCACCGCGTGCAACGCGTGCCGGCCACCGAAACCCAGGGCCGCATCCACACCAGCGTGGCCTCGGTGGTGGTGATTCCCGAAGCCGAGGAATTCGACATCGAGCTCAACATGGGCGACATCCGCAAGGACTACTTCTGCTCCAGCGGCCCCGGTGGCCAGTCTGTGAACACCACCTATTCGGCCGTGCGTCTTACCCACTTGCCCACCGGCCTCGTGGCCCAGTGCCAGGACCAGAAGTCGCAGCTCAAAAACTTTGACAAAGCCCTGGCCGTGCTGCGCTCGCGCGTGTACGAGATGGAGCTGGCCAAGAAAAATGAGGCCGACGGCGCCGTGCGCAAAAGCATGATTGGCGGCGGCGACCGCTCGGACAAAATCCGCACCTACAACTACCCGCAGGGCCGCGTGACCGACCACCGCATCGGCTATACGGTGTACAACCTGGCCAGCGTGATGGAAGGCAACGTGGACGACTTCGTGGAGCAGCTCCGCATCGCCGACAGCGCCGAGCGCCTGCAGGAGGGCGTGACGAAGTAA
- the gpmI gene encoding 2,3-bisphosphoglycerate-independent phosphoglycerate mutase, with protein MNKQVLLVILDGWGIAPNTAVSAVDAANTPFYHELLQRYPHSKLQASGEAVGLPEGQMGNSEVGHMNIGAGRVVDQELVRIGKSIRERKLGQMPALTKAFEYAVANDKPLHLIGLLSDGGVHSHIDHVKALCTIAHEAGVRRVFVHAFTDGRDTDPKSGVRFINDLEQHNERNGAKIASVVGRYYAMDRDRRWERVKVAYDLLVNGVGTPSQNLIQSVQEQYKDGVTDEFLKPIVKTGADGQPLATIQEGDVVLCFNFRTDRGREITEVLTQQDMNAFQMHRLNLHYLTLTNYDDTFVGVTPIFEKDNLNNTLGEVLAANGKTQIRIAETEKYPHVTFFFSGGRENEFAGEKRILRPSPKVATYDLQPEMSAADLRDALVPELQARSADFVVLNFANPDMVGHTGVFEAVVKAVETTDACARAVVETARAAGYASIIIADHGNAEFMRNADGSPNTAHTTNLVPCILVDDNYLGTLADGKLGDLAPTILELMGVPRPLEMTGQSILRPALPNA; from the coding sequence ATGAATAAGCAGGTTTTGTTGGTGATTTTGGATGGGTGGGGCATTGCCCCCAATACGGCCGTGTCGGCGGTGGACGCCGCTAATACGCCGTTCTATCACGAGCTGTTGCAGCGCTACCCGCACAGCAAATTGCAGGCCTCAGGCGAGGCCGTGGGCCTGCCCGAAGGCCAGATGGGCAACTCCGAAGTGGGCCACATGAACATCGGGGCCGGCCGCGTGGTCGACCAGGAGCTGGTGCGCATTGGCAAGAGCATTCGCGAGCGCAAGCTGGGCCAGATGCCCGCGCTGACGAAGGCATTTGAGTACGCCGTGGCCAACGACAAGCCCCTGCATCTCATTGGCTTGCTGAGCGATGGCGGCGTGCACTCGCACATCGACCATGTGAAAGCCCTCTGCACCATTGCCCATGAGGCCGGCGTGCGCCGCGTGTTTGTGCACGCCTTTACGGACGGGCGCGACACCGACCCCAAGAGCGGCGTGCGCTTCATCAACGACCTGGAGCAGCACAACGAGCGCAACGGCGCCAAAATCGCTTCGGTGGTGGGCCGCTACTACGCCATGGACCGCGACCGCCGCTGGGAACGGGTGAAGGTGGCCTATGACCTGCTGGTGAACGGCGTGGGCACGCCCTCGCAAAACCTGATTCAGAGCGTGCAGGAACAGTACAAGGACGGCGTGACCGACGAGTTCCTGAAGCCCATCGTGAAAACGGGCGCCGATGGGCAGCCGCTGGCCACCATTCAGGAGGGCGACGTGGTGCTGTGCTTCAACTTCCGCACCGACCGCGGCCGCGAAATCACGGAGGTGCTCACGCAGCAGGACATGAACGCCTTCCAGATGCACCGCCTCAACCTGCACTACCTCACGCTGACCAACTACGACGACACGTTCGTGGGCGTGACGCCGATTTTTGAGAAGGACAACCTGAATAATACGCTGGGCGAAGTGCTGGCCGCCAATGGCAAAACCCAGATTCGCATTGCCGAAACCGAGAAGTACCCGCACGTGACGTTCTTCTTCTCGGGCGGCCGCGAAAACGAATTTGCGGGCGAAAAGCGCATCCTGCGCCCCTCGCCCAAAGTGGCTACCTACGACCTGCAGCCCGAAATGAGCGCTGCCGACCTGCGCGACGCCTTGGTGCCGGAGCTGCAGGCCCGCTCGGCCGACTTCGTGGTCCTCAACTTTGCCAACCCCGACATGGTGGGCCACACCGGCGTGTTTGAAGCCGTGGTGAAAGCCGTGGAAACCACCGACGCCTGCGCCCGCGCTGTGGTAGAAACCGCCCGCGCCGCCGGCTACGCCAGCATCATCATTGCCGACCACGGCAACGCCGAGTTCATGCGCAACGCCGACGGCTCGCCCAACACGGCCCACACCACCAACCTGGTGCCCTGCATTCTGGTGGATGACAACTACCTCGGCACACTGGCCGACGGCAAGCTCGGTGACCTCGCGCCCACTATTTTGGAGCTGATGGGCGTGCCCCGGCCGCTGGAAATGACGGGCCAGAGCATCCTCCGTCCGGCCCTGCCGAATGCGTAA